A window of the Herpetosiphon gulosus genome harbors these coding sequences:
- the ruvC gene encoding crossover junction endodeoxyribonuclease RuvC, which produces MRIIGIDPGTAIMGWGIIDGDGSDLTMVAYGAFTTPAKQPLPDRLVSIYNDLAHVLAHYRPNVAAVEELFFAKNVTTAMAVSHARGVALLALRQAKLPIFEYKPLSVKQAVVGYGNADKQQMQHLVQMTLDLDHIPKPDDAADALAVAMCHAYAAPYLNRIQEDS; this is translated from the coding sequence ATGCGGATTATCGGGATCGATCCAGGCACGGCAATTATGGGTTGGGGAATTATTGATGGCGATGGCAGCGATTTGACCATGGTTGCCTATGGCGCGTTTACCACGCCCGCCAAACAGCCGCTGCCCGATCGCTTGGTGAGCATTTACAATGATTTAGCCCATGTTTTGGCGCACTATCGGCCTAACGTTGCCGCAGTTGAAGAATTGTTTTTTGCCAAAAATGTGACAACTGCGATGGCCGTGAGCCATGCGCGTGGGGTGGCCCTGTTGGCCTTGCGCCAAGCCAAATTGCCAATTTTTGAATATAAACCGTTGTCTGTGAAACAGGCCGTGGTCGGATACGGCAACGCCGACAAACAGCAAATGCAACATCTGGTGCAAATGACCCTCGATTTGGATCATATTCCCAAGCCCGATGATGCCGCTGATGCCCTTGCCGTTGCGATGTGCCACGCCTACGCAGCACCGTATCTTAACCGCATTCAGGAGGATTCCTAG
- a CDS encoding lipocalin-like domain-containing protein, which translates to MRIRLILSLLVIVGLLGGAAWWVLQPNQTQIQASISAVGMLNQASQGNYTRATAPRPFEFPTDHGSHPGYRTEWWYYTGNLASADGQRFGFQLTFFRSAVTDQVISRTASLATSDIYMAHFALTDVANQRFYAFERFMRGNPQLANATGDPFKVFVEDWQAVGSGSEGMIMQLKAQQAPVTLDLTLESSKKPTLQGDRGLSQKGTELGNASYYYSLTNMTTTGTLQIDGREIAVTGKAWMDHEWGTSALEDQAVGWDWFSIQLDDQREITYFNIRNADGSISPYSTGTLTLVDGTTRKIDRDSLKLEVLRQWQSDQGVQYPAQWRLSLPSEQLELTITPQVANQELPLTVRYWEGTVSISGNATGFGYVELTGYGDTGRGRAE; encoded by the coding sequence ATGCGAATACGTTTGATATTAAGTTTATTGGTGATTGTTGGCTTGCTCGGCGGCGCTGCTTGGTGGGTATTGCAACCAAACCAAACCCAAATTCAAGCCTCGATCAGCGCGGTCGGCATGCTTAATCAAGCTAGTCAAGGCAATTATACTCGTGCAACCGCGCCACGCCCATTTGAATTCCCCACCGATCATGGCTCGCACCCAGGCTATCGGACGGAATGGTGGTATTACACTGGCAATTTGGCGAGTGCTGATGGCCAGCGTTTTGGCTTTCAATTGACCTTTTTTCGCTCGGCGGTAACCGACCAAGTAATTAGCCGTACCGCCAGTTTGGCCACCAGCGATATTTATATGGCCCACTTCGCCTTGACCGATGTCGCCAATCAACGCTTTTATGCCTTTGAACGCTTTATGCGCGGTAATCCGCAATTGGCCAATGCCACTGGCGATCCCTTCAAGGTTTTTGTCGAGGATTGGCAAGCGGTTGGTAGCGGCTCCGAAGGCATGATCATGCAACTCAAGGCTCAACAAGCCCCAGTTACGCTTGATTTAACCCTTGAATCGAGCAAAAAACCAACCTTGCAAGGCGATCGCGGTTTGAGCCAAAAAGGTACTGAGCTGGGCAATGCCTCGTATTATTATTCGCTAACCAACATGACCACCACTGGCACATTGCAGATTGATGGTCGCGAAATTGCGGTCACTGGCAAGGCTTGGATGGATCACGAATGGGGCACAAGTGCCCTCGAAGATCAAGCAGTGGGCTGGGATTGGTTCTCGATCCAGCTTGATGATCAACGGGAAATAACCTACTTCAATATTCGCAATGCTGATGGCTCGATTAGCCCCTATTCAACGGGCACATTAACCTTAGTCGATGGTACAACCCGTAAGATTGACCGTGATAGCCTCAAGCTAGAGGTATTACGCCAATGGCAAAGCGATCAAGGGGTGCAATATCCAGCCCAATGGCGCTTGAGCTTACCCAGCGAGCAGCTTGAATTGACGATTACGCCCCAAGTTGCCAACCAAGAACTGCCATTAACCGTGCGCTACTGGGAAGGTACGGTCTCAATCAGTGGTAACGCGACAGGTTTTGGCTATGTTGAATTGACGGGCTATGGCGATACTGGGCGTGGGCGTGCCGAATAA